The Ipomoea triloba cultivar NCNSP0323 chromosome 14, ASM357664v1 region CCAGTCAGCACAAATTTCCTAGCTCCAAGTGTGTATAGTCTCTGCAAtagtgttaggatcaagcgtttATCACTACGTTAAAAACTGTAACACGTACTGAAGGCACAATATCACACACTTTCGAGAGTTaaggtgttggacttgaccctttaccGACCTTCTCCAGCCTAACAATCCTCCTAGCACATGGTGATGGACTTGACCCGACCACACATTTTCTAGAGCCACAGGGTGCTCGATTCGtccctttaccggcctccgtcCAACAAACTCCTAGCACCAcaaggtgctggacttggcaCCACCATACATTTTCTAGACTCAGGGTGTGGACTTGGCCCTCTACTGACCTCAACCCAACAATTCCCCTTGCCACATGGTGATGTACTTGGCACCACCGCCACACATTTTCAAGGGTCAGTGTGTTTGACTTGGCCCTTTATCGGCcccccaacaatcccctagcacCACATGGTGCAGGACTTGACAccgccacacattttcgagagccAAGGGCCCTTTACCAGCCTTAATCCAACAATCCCCTACTCACATGGTGCTGGACTTAGCACCGCCAGCTGGACTTGATCCTTTACCCGCCTCGACTCAACAATCTTCCTAGCCATATGGTGTTGAACTTGGCCCTTAATTACCAAACCCCACCCAACATGCAAATATACATATTGTACCAAAACACATTTATAACTTTCGGTTTGCAACAATATAATAGACATGAACAATAGTTATTTTGGGCTTTAGTCGTGTGGGAACTTACAGTGAGTTGCTGGGTGTATTGTTGGATCAAGAGGGCAGCAAATTGGTCAGGATCATAGATATAACTGGTAGGGTAACCAGGCATGAAGTAGTTGTTGAGGTAATCATTGCTACCCATTCCCACAAAGAAAATGCTCTTTGATAAACCCTGTGCCACCACATCTGCACTCAGGTTTCCTGACAATTGATTCTTTGTTTGCTCAAAATTGTCAATCTGCTGGTTGAATGGGATGCGCTCCAcctgaaaattaaataaattaggatAACATTATAACACCAATACAAAATGTGTTgctataattaattgtaatggTATAACTGAATACATTGTATTTAAGTTTTATTAAAgttttgtaaatttataattctccccccccccccccccccccccccNCGAAGAGAGcatagcaattttttcaaccatgcattttatataaaattatgagaGCGGATGGATACCAATAAACTACAAGAGAGTCTTGACATAACCATAGTCTAGATCGAAATTAAAGTTGAGCCCATAAATAAGTGCTTCAAATTTGGGCAAGCTGTAGGATGGTCATAGGATAAACCAAGTAATTACTTCCATTGAAAGCCAAATTCCCAAGTAAAACGTTGACTGCAGATGTAGGGTGAAATGCATCCCAGAAAAGGTATTGCTTTCTGTTGGGACATGGCGTCTCGAATGGAAGACACGTCACCTCCCCTGAATTCTTCCCCACCCCACAACACCCTCGGTCGAACACACTAAACCCTATACAATTAACAACTTATCATtagaagatttaaaaaaaaaaaattgataattttaagaATGGGCATGCATATATGTACTTACCATATTTTTTGGAGTTGTTCATAATATGTTGAAACATTTTGTCAGTGTCGATGAAGACAAACTTGGCATCTGGGTGTGTGGTGCTGAATTTGTTGATCATTAGCTTCACATTGGCATTGAATGGAAGGACTGCTTGGTTCACTGACTCTAAGCACTGACCATTATCTGCTCTGGCCAGCATTGTGGGAATGCATCCCATTTTCCCTATCCCAGTCAGCACAAATTTCCTAGCTCCAAGTGTGTATAGTCTCTGCAAtagtgttaggatcaagcgtttATCACTACGTTAAAAACTGTAACACGTACTGAAGGCACAATATCACACACTTTCGAGAGTTaaggtgttggacttgaccctttaccGACCTTCTCCAGCCTAACAATCCTCCTAGCACATGGTGATGGACTTGACCCGACCACACATTTTCTAGAGCCACAGGGTGCTCGATTCGtccctttaccggcctccgtcCAACAAACTCCTAGCACCAcaaggtgctggacttggcaCCACCATACATTTTCTAGACTCAGGGTGTGGACTTGGCCCTCTACTGACCTCAACCCAACAATTCCCCTTGCCACATGGTGATGTACTTGGCACCACCGCCACACATTTTCAAGGGTCAGTGTGTTTGACTTGGCCCTTTATCGGCcccccaacaatcccctagcacCACATGGTGCAGGACTTGACAccgccacacattttcgagagccAAGGGCCCTTTACCAGCCTTAATCCAACAATCCCCTACTCACATGGTGCTGGACTTAGCACCGCCAGCTGGACTTGATCCTTTACCCGCCTCGACTCAACAATCTTCCTAGCCATATGGTGTTGAACTTGGCCCTTAATTACCAAACCCCACCCAACATGCAAATATACATATTGTACCAAAACACATTTATAACTTTCGGTTTGCAACAATATAATAGACATGAACAATAGTTATTTTGGGCTTTAGTCGTGTGGGAACTTACAGTGAGTTGCTGGGTGTATTGTTGGATCAAGAGGGCAGCAAATTGGTCAGGATCATAGATATAACTGGTAGGGTAACCAGGCATGAAGTAGTTGTTGAGGTAATCATTGCTACCCATTCCCACAAAGAAAATGCTCTTTGATAAACCCTGTGCCACCACATCTGCACTCAGGTTTCCTGACAATTGATTCTTTGTTTGCTCAAAATTGTCAATCTGCTGGTTGAATGGGATGCGCTCCAcctgaaaattaaataaattaggatAACATTATAACACCAATACAAAATGTGTTgctataattaattgtaatggTATAACTGAATACATTGTATTTAAGTTTTATTAAAgttttgtaaatttataattctccccccccccccccccaccaatTTTACATTTCAATAGGTTATGTAAGTGTTATTGTAAGAAACCAGCTTCCGGGTTTcaggttattttattaatttattagtacAGTTTATTATTGAGTCACACTTGTATAAGACGTCTCACAGATCTTAATCTGTGAGTCAGGTCAAATCTAGGATagttgtttgttacttatgataaaaatgataatacTTATTACAGAAATTGCAATACCAATTTGAAGTGGATAAACGTAGTgttaagtattatatatatatatatatatatatatatttgtgtgtgtgtgtgtaacatTGTAATACTATTTAGGGTAAAATGGTTTAATATTTATAGCTGAAATTGTgatatttacaaaatataattctaatgtaaatattgtactccgtaatacatatatatgaaatgttacttatgaaatataatacattgtaatacttattataaaaaattgaatatcaatttttattaaaaaataaatcgcTACTTacaatagatattgtaatacttatatgtgaattGTGATATTATTTAGGGTAAAAAttgattgttactaatgataaatattgtaatatttataattgaaattgtgatacttacacACACAATTGTCTCCAACAGAACCCATCTCACGGATCTTCACATAAgcttttactttattattattgttgttgttgttgttgttgttgttattattattattattattattattattattatttattattattattatggagaAAGAGGAGTACTTACAAAATGTTGGCCAGTATAATCAAGAATACCAGCAGCAGCTGAGGCATAATTGACTCCATAGCGCATTTGGTTAATGTTGGGCGATTCTAAGTAAGCTGCAATCATGGGTAGTCCCAGTTGCTGCGCTGCTTGTACGTACAGTAAAAACTCATGGTTagattacaatttacaattacGTTAATTACCAATTTACCCATAGGCATAAACAAAAGCTGCCATATAATCACATTGCACTTGCTAAAatagttgtcaaccaaacacatccttaatATTACCGTAACTTGGTTAAACAgtgattcttttatttatttaatatatggcATGTatgaaatgggaaaaaaaaaaatcacggacattataattatacaactggcttttaatttttactttctggaaaaataattacaaaaaaaaaaaaaaaaaaaaaaaaaaaaaaaaaaaaaaaaaaaaaaaaagtcaaactACAAGAGTTGAAAATAACGTAATTGGTTATGATTCTTATAATGGG contains the following coding sequences:
- the LOC116005200 gene encoding GDSL esterase/lipase At1g71691-like, giving the protein MKNLRMFSILVSMLALVFMSDITETVPVLAQAPTLGFGGGGNNSTVVPAMFIFGDSLIDNGNNNNLFSFAKANYPPYGIDFNNNPTGRFSNGYTIVDAIAQQLGLPMIAAYLESPNINQMRYGVNYASAAAGILDYTGQHFVERIPFNQQIDNFEQTKNQLSGNLSADVVAQGLSKSIFFVGMGSNDYLNNYFMPGYPTSYIYDPDQFAALLIQQYTQQLTRLYTLGARKFVLTGIGKMGCIPTMLARADNGQCLESVNQAVLPFNANVKLMINKFSTTHPDAKFVFIDTDKMFQHIMNNSKKYGFSVFDRGCCGVGKNSGEVTCLPFETPCPNRKQYLFWDAFHPTSAVNVLLGNLAFNGSNYLVYPMTILQLAQI